One segment of Rhodopirellula baltica SH 1 DNA contains the following:
- a CDS encoding endonuclease/exonuclease/phosphatase family protein, with protein sequence MTFPLHRFANSTFACKQSSFLTAVRPLVGLLIAIATLIAMPGESSAEETNSSHRVLSYNIKRGYGNDGKTDLPRTADVISKLKPDFVGLQEVDERCNRSGKVDQAQWLGEHLDMHAAFAPFMDYDGGRYGMAILSRYPIEKTESVELARGREPRVALVAHVTLPDGNKLTLVNVHFDYIRDDTVRFEQATKVREFIRSLSNPAILLGDFNDTPESRTVQLFQDGFVEADKPADDSFTFSAEKPDREIDFLFASPETQWTVKTVDVIDEPLASDHRPVMAVLQLRAN encoded by the coding sequence ATGACTTTCCCGCTTCACCGCTTCGCCAACTCAACCTTTGCTTGCAAACAAAGCTCTTTCTTGACAGCAGTTCGCCCCCTGGTTGGCTTGCTGATCGCGATCGCGACATTGATTGCGATGCCCGGAGAATCATCGGCGGAAGAAACAAACTCCTCCCATCGCGTGCTCTCCTACAACATCAAACGTGGTTACGGAAACGATGGAAAAACGGACCTGCCAAGAACAGCGGACGTGATCTCGAAACTCAAACCTGACTTTGTCGGCTTGCAAGAAGTGGATGAGCGTTGCAACCGAAGCGGCAAGGTCGACCAAGCCCAATGGCTAGGCGAACACCTCGACATGCATGCCGCCTTTGCCCCGTTCATGGATTACGACGGAGGCCGATACGGAATGGCCATCCTTTCGCGATACCCCATCGAAAAAACCGAGTCGGTCGAACTGGCTCGCGGCCGAGAACCTCGCGTCGCCTTGGTAGCTCACGTCACTCTGCCCGATGGAAACAAGTTGACGCTGGTCAACGTGCACTTCGACTACATTCGCGATGACACGGTCCGATTCGAACAAGCGACCAAGGTTCGCGAGTTCATTCGATCGCTTTCCAACCCCGCGATTTTGCTCGGCGACTTTAACGACACGCCCGAATCACGCACGGTTCAACTGTTTCAGGACGGGTTTGTCGAAGCAGACAAGCCAGCCGACGATTCATTCACTTTTTCGGCTGAAAAGCCGGACCGCGAAATCGATTTCCTGTTTGCGTCTCCAGAGACCCAGTGGACCGTCAAAACGGTGGACGTGATCGATGAGCCATTGGCTTCGGATCACCGGCCCGTGATGGCTGTTCTGCAATTGCGAGCGAACTGA
- a CDS encoding threonine/serine exporter family protein has product MELARSLHACGSPAYELDLEMEQVSASLGHEASFFSTPTALFVTFGGDETRLLRVYPSDTNLGRYAALFELQRAIQEEQMDVSEAWQRLTEINEMKDGYGPAIHIASHGGVAACISVLVGGGGMVVLSAGVIGLIVGTFVVWLTHLRHQVHLINVVAGFIASSIACGIQAFVGPGNFELTSLAALILLVPGLHLTISINELATQNLASGSARFAGAMTTLLTIVFGVSMGYGLVNAIRPIPASMPLDSPDLLASALVLLPIGLCVAVTFRTRYRDIPWLLMSTLVGYGALRLAGTTFGSFASVGIASFVAGVTSHFASNRLGIPTAVMLLPALLLLVPGSLGFSGFSQIMVQEDLPTGIRLTATMMLTAVSIVAGLLLTDVVVSRSDKQSFEPELKSPKL; this is encoded by the coding sequence ATGGAACTCGCCAGAAGCCTGCATGCGTGCGGTTCACCGGCGTATGAGTTAGACCTGGAAATGGAACAGGTCTCCGCGTCGCTCGGGCATGAGGCGAGTTTCTTTTCAACGCCCACGGCACTGTTTGTCACCTTTGGCGGTGACGAAACGCGGCTGCTGAGGGTGTATCCCAGCGACACCAATTTGGGACGCTACGCGGCTTTGTTTGAATTGCAGCGTGCCATCCAAGAAGAACAGATGGACGTTTCTGAAGCTTGGCAACGGCTTACTGAAATCAATGAGATGAAGGATGGCTACGGTCCGGCAATTCATATCGCATCGCACGGCGGCGTCGCCGCTTGCATCAGTGTTCTGGTGGGCGGTGGCGGAATGGTGGTTCTATCGGCAGGCGTGATTGGATTGATCGTTGGTACGTTTGTCGTTTGGCTGACGCACCTTCGACATCAGGTTCATCTGATCAATGTGGTCGCAGGATTCATTGCCAGTTCGATCGCTTGCGGGATTCAGGCGTTCGTTGGACCGGGCAACTTTGAACTCACATCTCTAGCCGCATTGATTCTGCTGGTACCGGGATTGCATTTGACGATTAGCATCAACGAATTGGCGACTCAGAATTTGGCGTCCGGTTCGGCTCGCTTCGCTGGAGCGATGACCACATTGCTAACAATTGTTTTTGGTGTGTCGATGGGATACGGCTTGGTCAACGCGATTCGCCCCATTCCCGCATCGATGCCGTTGGACTCGCCGGATTTGTTGGCGTCCGCGTTGGTGCTGTTGCCGATTGGTTTGTGCGTCGCCGTGACGTTTCGAACCCGTTACCGAGACATCCCTTGGTTGTTGATGTCGACGTTGGTGGGTTACGGGGCATTGCGTTTAGCAGGCACCACGTTTGGTTCCTTCGCTTCCGTTGGAATCGCTTCTTTTGTGGCGGGAGTGACCAGCCACTTCGCATCCAACCGTCTAGGAATACCAACCGCGGTGATGTTGCTTCCCGCGTTGCTGCTTTTGGTCCCCGGAAGTCTTGGGTTCTCTGGCTTCTCTCAGATCATGGTCCAAGAAGACCTGCCCACAGGCATTCGATTGACGGCAACGATGATGCTGACGGCCGTTTCGATTGTCGCGGGGTTGTTGTTGACGGATGTCGTGGTGTCACGTTCAGACAAGCAATCGTTTGAACCCGAACTGAAGAGTCCCAAGTTGTGA
- a CDS encoding RedB: MLHRTTDPGSDQIADLLEVHPKTRKIPPFLYRIAVLWACILAGLFFALIAYGTTPGPSSSPPTESPLGPASGELQTSATTDWEVVMAVHPKCPCTVASLNELNRLLTKVDDDVTCRFLVYHPAETEPNWIDGKINSRLSQFPRSIIQPDEAGEVAFEMGMQTSGAVVVFDPHGKTRFHGGITVSRNHEGDNLGVRSISMLIQGQTPPLSTTPVFGCRL; this comes from the coding sequence ATGTTACATCGAACAACCGATCCTGGTTCTGACCAGATCGCGGACCTACTAGAGGTCCATCCGAAGACTCGAAAGATACCGCCGTTCCTTTATCGGATTGCGGTCCTATGGGCCTGCATTCTGGCGGGTTTGTTCTTCGCGTTGATTGCCTACGGCACAACGCCGGGTCCATCAAGCTCGCCGCCGACTGAGTCACCTTTGGGACCTGCCTCGGGCGAACTGCAGACCTCCGCCACCACCGACTGGGAAGTGGTCATGGCTGTTCATCCGAAATGTCCCTGCACGGTGGCATCTCTCAACGAATTGAACCGATTGCTGACCAAAGTTGATGACGACGTGACATGTCGTTTCCTGGTCTACCATCCCGCTGAAACCGAGCCGAACTGGATCGACGGAAAGATCAATTCGCGTTTGTCACAGTTCCCACGGTCCATCATCCAGCCTGACGAGGCCGGCGAAGTCGCGTTCGAAATGGGAATGCAGACCTCCGGTGCCGTCGTCGTCTTTGATCCCCATGGAAAGACTCGCTTCCATGGCGGCATCACCGTTTCCCGCAACCACGAAGGTGACAACCTCGGGGTGCGTTCCATATCCATGTTGATTCAAGGCCAAACCCCGCCTCTCTCAACCACGCCGGTATTCGGCTGTCGGTTGTAG
- a CDS encoding DUF1559 domain-containing protein, giving the protein MSLDVSRVSSVGDVPFLMSGRDRRFRTGMGFTLVELLVVIAIIGVLVGLLLPAVQAAREAARRMSCSNNLRQVGLAAQNYHSAYRRFPAGYVSFPTSTGVAPASVAMDPVTWDAGPGWGWGAGLLPFLEATALNDQLRMNEPIWSMSNEAAIAARVPTYLCPSAAGGDAAFDVKDEADNLLQLNGQGIRLGRSHYVASHGQESCWGECGSAATGIVFTNIYTSETKIVPIDGDAGRVADGPFFRNSKTRFRDVLDGTSNTIFFGEHTSSLSDKTWVGVVPGAFTHPRFTSPENGPDAAATLTLVHAGPSGGELDITGFPIIHPVNFPTYHVGQMVSDHPGGGMVAFGDGSVRFVTEFVDLFLWAEMSSMNESEVIDWEKL; this is encoded by the coding sequence ATGAGTCTGGATGTGTCGCGGGTGTCATCGGTCGGTGATGTTCCATTTTTGATGTCGGGTAGAGATCGTCGATTCCGAACGGGAATGGGTTTCACTTTGGTGGAGTTGCTGGTCGTGATCGCCATTATTGGTGTTCTGGTGGGTTTGTTGTTGCCTGCGGTCCAAGCTGCTCGGGAGGCCGCTCGCAGAATGTCCTGCAGCAACAATCTCCGTCAGGTTGGCTTGGCTGCCCAAAACTATCACTCGGCTTACCGACGATTTCCGGCTGGCTACGTGTCGTTTCCTACCAGCACCGGAGTTGCGCCCGCATCGGTCGCAATGGACCCGGTCACTTGGGATGCAGGTCCTGGCTGGGGATGGGGAGCGGGGTTGCTGCCATTCTTAGAAGCCACCGCCTTGAATGATCAATTGCGAATGAACGAGCCCATTTGGTCCATGTCCAACGAAGCGGCAATTGCAGCCAGGGTGCCGACGTATTTGTGTCCGAGTGCCGCCGGTGGAGATGCGGCATTTGATGTGAAGGATGAGGCTGACAATTTGTTGCAGCTCAACGGCCAGGGCATCCGATTGGGACGCAGTCACTACGTCGCCAGCCACGGGCAAGAAAGCTGTTGGGGAGAGTGCGGGTCCGCGGCAACAGGAATTGTCTTTACGAACATCTACACGTCAGAGACGAAGATCGTCCCAATCGATGGAGACGCAGGCCGGGTCGCTGACGGTCCTTTCTTTCGAAATTCAAAAACTCGCTTCCGCGATGTGTTGGACGGGACCAGCAACACGATCTTCTTTGGGGAGCACACGTCTTCACTGAGTGACAAAACGTGGGTGGGTGTCGTTCCAGGGGCGTTCACGCATCCGCGATTCACTTCACCTGAAAACGGACCCGACGCGGCGGCGACGCTGACGTTGGTTCATGCCGGGCCTTCCGGCGGTGAATTGGACATCACCGGTTTTCCAATCATTCACCCGGTGAACTTTCCGACTTACCACGTCGGGCAAATGGTGTCCGATCATCCCGGCGGAGGCATGGTCGCGTTTGGCGATGGATCGGTTCGCTTTGTCACTGAATTTGTGGATCTGTTTCTGTGGGCGGAGATGTCCAGCATGAACGAAAGCGAAGTCATCGATTGGGAGAAACTCTGA
- a CDS encoding response regulator, with the protein MNERILLVDDDYSLLNTLKRNLSFDFEVTTCESGPEALACIKKSDPFSVIMVDMRMPGMEGTEVIQKARLISPNSVYLMLTGNQDLTTAMEAVNEGQVFRFLNKPCQMSDIKAAINAGIKQYDLVTSKEELLKKTFAGAISVLVEIIEYVDDPLVNTDDILKSTEALLVESKIASDWRIPLTARLMVAGIPLLNLDQRETLAKAAITSDEHRSIVKEVFSISSQLIKQIPRLEPVAELLDRMGTTEVTNAKCTNDDDKIAQVILLSYYQSLLQRRGEAGDVAFSEIEDRFPDLDNQLTEHVRQTNDAQPQSTIESIATSELLTGMTVAEDVRMANGLLLIASGRKLSPPMVTRLRNLVGLESVAVEIPAKKSDQLVTA; encoded by the coding sequence ATGAACGAACGCATTTTGCTGGTCGACGACGACTACAGCCTGCTGAACACGCTGAAACGAAACCTGTCCTTTGACTTCGAGGTTACGACCTGCGAATCGGGACCGGAAGCTTTGGCGTGTATCAAGAAATCCGATCCGTTCTCCGTCATCATGGTCGACATGCGGATGCCAGGCATGGAAGGTACCGAGGTCATCCAAAAAGCACGGCTGATCTCGCCGAACAGCGTGTATTTGATGCTGACCGGAAATCAAGACTTGACCACCGCGATGGAGGCGGTCAACGAAGGACAAGTCTTTCGGTTCCTAAACAAACCTTGCCAGATGAGCGACATCAAAGCCGCCATCAATGCGGGCATCAAGCAATATGATTTGGTAACCAGCAAAGAAGAATTGCTGAAGAAAACCTTCGCCGGTGCGATCAGTGTTTTGGTCGAGATCATTGAATACGTCGACGACCCATTGGTAAACACCGACGACATTCTCAAATCGACCGAAGCGTTGCTGGTCGAATCCAAAATCGCATCCGACTGGCGAATTCCGCTGACCGCTCGATTGATGGTCGCCGGAATCCCGTTGCTGAATTTGGATCAACGAGAAACCCTTGCTAAAGCCGCCATCACTTCTGATGAACATCGCAGTATCGTCAAAGAAGTGTTCAGCATCTCAAGCCAACTGATCAAGCAGATCCCAAGGCTCGAACCGGTCGCTGAATTGCTGGACCGAATGGGAACCACAGAAGTCACCAACGCGAAGTGCACCAACGACGATGACAAGATCGCACAGGTGATTTTGCTGAGCTACTACCAAAGCCTTTTGCAACGACGCGGTGAAGCGGGCGACGTCGCTTTCTCGGAAATCGAAGATCGGTTCCCGGACTTGGACAATCAATTGACCGAACATGTTCGTCAAACCAACGACGCGCAACCACAATCCACGATCGAAAGCATCGCGACGTCCGAACTCCTGACGGGAATGACCGTCGCAGAAGATGTTCGAATGGCAAACGGACTTCTCCTGATCGCTTCGGGGCGAAAGCTTTCGCCACCTATGGTCACGCGTCTGCGAAACCTCGTGGGACTAGAATCGGTTGCCGTCGAGATCCCGGCCAAGAAATCAGACCAACTCGTCACGGCCTAA
- a CDS encoding PAS domain-containing sensor histidine kinase: MSENEIETSSQLQSADDLFAEHLQSRQINADRALAVVLALQWIFAVACAIWISPYTWIGSQNLVHIHVWSSLIGGGMLTIFPVFLAIYFPGQRMTRMIMALAQMQFSALLIHLMGGRIESHFHIFGSLAFLAFYKDPWVFLPAVSVVSLDHLIRSLFWPESVFGVLSPEPLRALEHAAWVIFETVFLILGVRQNRRSLWELAKLQSSLTQQRDLLEQRVRNRTSEIEQQRRILDTVLQRIPAAVFWRDNDGNFMGCNEMFSEFFGLKTPEDIIGKRMNDIIPPNDQTTNRLSSFCDSPDENVELVNIEETLHEFSGDCRIVLTGATSLHDHEGNCFGTLGSFLDITTLKNAESRAKSLANLIQESPNELYIFDSETYHLVEANTGFVRSLGLDPDNLSNVSPQDFIQDCSNQDLRQRISVAMSSPRGRCAFDTVHVRKDGTTFPVHVDIHRSTFEARPVFVAFCTDLSDSQAMERQLAQAQKLESMGQLAAGIAHEINTPMQCVSGNVEYLTMSYERIFQFTDGLFELLNSPSFSADTAGAQLDALAQKHKYNVLREQTPGAVEEASQAVMRVIEIVRAMKAMSHPGRQEMNETDLNMLIHQASIISRNRYKYVSELELDLSPDLPQIPAYGAELSQVFINLIVNAADAIAERKENEPELEGKITISTVENGETVEIRVKDNGTGMSEDVRSKVFNQFFTTKDVGKGTGMGLSLTYNIVSSKHNGTVRVESEPNVGSSFIVILPMDSHQSVADESDVNKSDTCRVPILN; this comes from the coding sequence ATGTCAGAAAACGAAATCGAAACGAGCTCGCAGCTACAGAGCGCAGACGATCTCTTTGCGGAGCACCTGCAATCACGCCAAATCAATGCGGACCGCGCATTGGCCGTGGTTCTCGCTCTGCAATGGATATTCGCGGTTGCCTGCGCGATTTGGATTTCGCCTTACACCTGGATTGGTTCGCAAAACCTGGTCCACATCCATGTGTGGAGTTCGCTCATCGGCGGCGGCATGCTTACCATCTTCCCCGTGTTCTTAGCGATCTACTTTCCTGGTCAACGGATGACTCGGATGATCATGGCATTGGCTCAAATGCAATTTTCAGCGTTGCTGATTCACCTGATGGGCGGCCGCATTGAGTCGCACTTTCATATCTTTGGTTCACTCGCATTCCTAGCCTTCTACAAAGACCCTTGGGTCTTTCTGCCTGCGGTTTCAGTCGTTTCTCTCGATCATTTGATCCGCAGTCTGTTTTGGCCCGAGTCGGTTTTTGGCGTCCTTTCGCCGGAACCACTTCGTGCATTGGAACACGCCGCCTGGGTCATCTTTGAAACCGTCTTCCTGATTTTGGGTGTACGGCAGAATCGTCGTTCACTGTGGGAGCTGGCAAAGCTCCAATCTTCGCTCACGCAGCAACGCGACCTTTTGGAACAACGAGTTCGAAACCGCACCTCCGAAATTGAACAACAGCGTCGGATTCTCGACACGGTTTTGCAACGTATTCCGGCCGCGGTTTTCTGGAGAGACAACGACGGAAACTTCATGGGCTGCAACGAGATGTTCAGCGAATTCTTTGGGCTTAAAACTCCCGAAGACATCATCGGCAAACGGATGAATGACATCATTCCACCGAACGATCAAACCACGAATCGACTTTCCAGTTTCTGTGATTCTCCCGACGAGAACGTGGAACTGGTCAACATCGAAGAAACACTTCACGAATTTTCCGGTGATTGCCGGATCGTGCTGACGGGTGCGACCTCGCTTCATGACCACGAGGGCAACTGTTTCGGAACGCTGGGTAGTTTCCTCGACATTACCACATTGAAAAATGCTGAGTCTCGTGCAAAGTCCTTGGCCAATTTGATCCAAGAGTCTCCCAACGAACTCTACATTTTTGACTCAGAGACGTATCACTTGGTGGAAGCGAATACCGGATTTGTCCGAAGCCTCGGTTTGGATCCAGACAACCTCTCGAACGTTTCACCTCAAGACTTCATCCAAGACTGCTCGAATCAGGATCTGCGTCAGCGGATCAGTGTCGCGATGTCTTCGCCTCGTGGACGCTGTGCGTTTGACACCGTTCACGTTCGAAAGGATGGAACGACCTTCCCCGTCCACGTTGACATCCACCGATCGACATTCGAAGCCCGTCCCGTGTTTGTCGCGTTCTGCACGGACCTGAGCGATTCTCAAGCGATGGAACGCCAATTGGCTCAAGCTCAAAAGCTTGAATCGATGGGCCAACTCGCCGCTGGAATCGCGCATGAGATCAACACTCCGATGCAGTGCGTCAGCGGCAACGTCGAATATTTGACGATGAGCTACGAACGGATCTTCCAGTTCACCGACGGATTGTTCGAACTGCTCAACAGCCCGTCCTTCAGTGCAGATACCGCTGGTGCGCAACTCGACGCGTTGGCTCAAAAGCACAAGTACAACGTGCTGCGAGAACAGACCCCCGGTGCAGTCGAAGAGGCTTCGCAAGCCGTGATGCGGGTGATCGAAATCGTCCGCGCCATGAAAGCGATGTCGCATCCGGGGCGACAAGAAATGAACGAAACCGACCTGAACATGCTGATCCACCAAGCGTCGATTATCAGTCGAAACCGATACAAGTATGTTTCCGAATTGGAACTCGACCTGTCGCCGGATCTACCACAGATCCCGGCCTACGGAGCGGAACTCAGCCAGGTGTTCATCAACCTGATCGTCAACGCGGCCGATGCGATCGCGGAACGAAAAGAGAACGAACCCGAACTCGAAGGCAAAATCACGATCTCGACTGTTGAAAATGGTGAGACCGTCGAAATTCGTGTGAAGGACAACGGAACCGGCATGTCAGAAGACGTCCGTTCCAAAGTCTTCAACCAATTCTTCACAACCAAAGACGTGGGCAAGGGCACTGGGATGGGACTCTCGCTGACCTACAACATCGTGTCTTCCAAACACAATGGAACCGTCCGTGTGGAGTCTGAACCAAACGTCGGAAGCAGTTTCATAGTGATTCTGCCAATGGACTCCCATCAGTCGGTGGCTGATGAATCTGACGTGAACAAATCGGACACGTGTCGTGTTCCGATTTTGAACTGA
- a CDS encoding CRTAC1 family protein — protein MTSDPQSNEVDESELRDEADIGRAMRGSLIVLVVLALIGGVAAYVLTRPKAAPPVRESKLAAVAVRERPMVQVPTTPFTDITEEAGISFVHNNGATGDKLLPETMGGGSAFLDFDNDGDQDLLLINSMDWSWDEPSDRGNTSALYRNEGGKFVDVTKGSGLDVELYGMGVAVGDYDQDGLVDVFISAVGTNRLFRNVGEGKFEDTTETAGVGGEEDRWSTSSGWFDYDNDGDLDLFVCNYVGWSREYDQSQGFQLVGGGRAYGRPQNFEGTFPYLYRNDGDGEFTDVSEEAGIQIRNVSTNVPQSKSLGLALCDFDRNGFMDVVVANDTVQNCLLRNGGDGKFTEMGAICGIAFDSSGNARGAMGIDVTSFREQSSVAVAIGNFSNEMTALYVTKAGRMQFYDEAISTGLGPSTRLLLTFGLAYVDYDLDGRLDLFCANGHLEEDINRVQPSQHYEQPPQMFWNAGPEFETEFLPVGKEQLGEDFVEPMVGRGASYADVDLDGDLDLLITSAGRAPRLLRNDQETGHHWLRLKLVGDGEKCNRDAIGAWVSVTVGDEVIAKQVMPTRSYLTQVELPLTFGLGEHDSIDNVSVQWPDGEVVEIGPVEIDQSHEITR, from the coding sequence ATGACCAGTGATCCGCAATCAAACGAAGTGGACGAAAGCGAACTGCGAGACGAAGCCGATATCGGCCGCGCGATGCGAGGGTCGTTGATCGTGTTGGTGGTTCTGGCTTTGATCGGTGGCGTTGCAGCCTATGTCTTGACGCGTCCCAAAGCGGCACCGCCCGTTCGCGAATCCAAGTTGGCCGCGGTCGCGGTGCGTGAGCGGCCCATGGTGCAGGTTCCAACCACCCCGTTTACGGACATCACCGAAGAAGCGGGGATCTCTTTTGTTCACAACAACGGTGCGACAGGAGACAAGTTGCTGCCGGAAACGATGGGTGGTGGAAGTGCCTTTCTTGATTTCGACAACGACGGGGATCAGGACCTGTTGTTGATCAATTCGATGGATTGGTCTTGGGACGAACCAAGTGATCGAGGGAACACATCGGCTCTGTATCGAAACGAAGGTGGCAAGTTCGTCGATGTGACCAAGGGTTCGGGTTTGGACGTTGAGTTGTACGGAATGGGAGTCGCGGTCGGCGATTATGACCAAGACGGTTTGGTGGACGTCTTTATCTCCGCGGTTGGGACAAATCGATTGTTTCGCAATGTCGGTGAAGGCAAATTCGAGGACACTACTGAAACGGCCGGCGTTGGTGGCGAAGAAGATCGATGGAGTACGAGTTCCGGTTGGTTTGACTACGACAACGATGGTGATTTGGACCTGTTTGTTTGCAACTACGTTGGATGGAGTCGCGAGTACGATCAGTCCCAGGGGTTTCAGCTTGTCGGCGGCGGACGAGCGTACGGTCGTCCTCAGAATTTTGAAGGAACGTTCCCGTATCTGTACCGCAACGATGGTGATGGCGAATTCACAGACGTGTCGGAGGAAGCCGGCATTCAGATTCGCAATGTGTCCACCAATGTTCCGCAGTCGAAATCGCTTGGGTTGGCTTTGTGCGACTTTGATCGCAATGGGTTCATGGATGTTGTGGTAGCCAACGACACGGTGCAAAACTGTTTGCTGCGGAATGGCGGCGACGGGAAATTCACGGAGATGGGAGCGATTTGCGGGATCGCATTTGACTCCTCCGGCAACGCCCGCGGGGCCATGGGCATCGATGTGACATCGTTTCGTGAACAATCCAGCGTGGCGGTTGCAATCGGAAACTTTTCCAACGAGATGACCGCGTTGTACGTGACAAAGGCTGGGCGAATGCAGTTTTATGACGAAGCGATTTCGACGGGGCTCGGTCCAAGCACGCGTCTGTTACTGACATTTGGATTGGCTTATGTCGACTACGATTTAGATGGTCGCTTGGACTTGTTCTGTGCAAACGGGCACTTAGAAGAGGATATCAATCGGGTGCAGCCAAGTCAGCACTATGAGCAACCGCCTCAGATGTTTTGGAATGCGGGCCCCGAGTTCGAAACCGAGTTTCTGCCGGTTGGCAAGGAGCAGTTAGGTGAGGATTTCGTGGAACCGATGGTTGGACGCGGTGCATCCTACGCGGACGTCGATTTGGACGGTGATTTGGATCTGCTGATCACATCCGCCGGACGTGCGCCACGATTGTTACGCAACGATCAAGAAACGGGGCACCACTGGTTGCGATTGAAATTGGTGGGCGATGGTGAGAAGTGCAATCGAGACGCCATTGGGGCGTGGGTGAGCGTCACTGTTGGTGACGAAGTGATTGCAAAACAAGTGATGCCGACCCGAAGCTATTTGACACAGGTGGAGTTGCCATTGACGTTCGGCTTGGGCGAGCACGACTCAATCGACAATGTTTCGGTGCAGTGGCCTGATGGAGAGGTTGTCGAAATCGGGCCAGTCGAGATCGATCAATCCCATGAGATCACTCGCTGA
- the mntR gene encoding manganese-binding transcriptional regulator MntR has protein sequence MRTVLKGRNLPSQSHHRTRSDHASEVAEDYVEAIAEAISENGICRAVDLVRHFDVTHATVSNTISRLQRDGLVVTEPYQPITLTAQGKRMATKARNRHEVVRTFLLRIGVSETTATVDSEGIEHHVSDETLRAMKRVMKDGIPASD, from the coding sequence ATTCGCACGGTTTTAAAGGGCCGCAATTTGCCTTCCCAATCGCATCATCGCACTCGATCCGACCATGCCAGCGAAGTGGCCGAAGATTATGTCGAGGCCATCGCCGAAGCCATTTCGGAAAATGGGATTTGCCGAGCCGTCGACTTGGTCCGACACTTTGACGTGACCCACGCGACGGTCAGTAACACAATCAGTCGCCTGCAACGTGACGGATTAGTGGTGACCGAGCCTTATCAACCGATTACCTTGACGGCTCAGGGCAAACGGATGGCAACCAAGGCACGCAATCGCCATGAGGTCGTGAGAACGTTCTTGCTGCGAATCGGTGTCAGCGAGACGACCGCGACGGTGGACAGTGAAGGGATCGAACACCACGTCAGCGACGAAACACTGCGGGCGATGAAGCGAGTCATGAAAGACGGTATTCCGGCATCCGATTGA